A stretch of Schistocerca americana isolate TAMUIC-IGC-003095 chromosome 3, iqSchAmer2.1, whole genome shotgun sequence DNA encodes these proteins:
- the LOC124606534 gene encoding piggyBac transposable element-derived protein 4-like: MYVVTHNVIFFLEDEIDDSLSSDEDENDVEGVASNPAAVPYPKDSEWTAVDTYRPLPVNTTPRQILVDIDESSSVLDCSKVFLTDSDVNELKRQTNLYASQTIQKKRRGNNLKPHSVLSSWKPVTISEMRRFLGIIFHMCVSKKPKIADHWSTNPVLSCNFCPHVMSRLRFTQILSCLHLVDNSNQKKPGEDGFHPLYKVLPYYNNLKERCIQAYRPSEKVTIDEGICPFRGRVSFRVYMQNKPHKYGLKVYAVAEASSGYVVNFEVYAGKHIVDNSSSAVILRLLSDSSLLNKGHTVYLDRFYSSPELFQQLAEKGTGAVGTVNKSRKGLPKDLVSAKLKKGEMSFRRKDNVLAMKWKDKRDVYTLSTRHQATFGTHTKRNGSVVLKPLQVLDYNLNKIGVDIGDQRLQYNPFQHRTVKWWRKLYFHLLLMGVSNAFWLYNAVHRKKITITDFITVLAVQLVEDDTLEFIPRNEGTVGRLTKRHFLQHIPATTKKYAARVCHVCSSRSKKQSGKASRKETRYECEQCGVALCLEPCFKIFHTKKQYDSV; the protein is encoded by the coding sequence atgtatgtagttacacataatgtgatattctttttagaagacgagattgatgacagtttgtcttcagatgaagacgagaatgatgttgaaggtgttgcttcaaatccagcagctgtgccgtatccgaaagacagtgagtggactgcagttgacacctaccgacctctgcctgtcaacacgacacccaggcagatactagtggatattgatgagtcgagttctgtactggattgcagtaaagtgttccttactgacagtgacgtaaatgaactcaagagacagacaaatttgtatgcatcacagacaatacagaagaaaagaagaggaaataatctgaagccccattcagttttgagttcgtggaagccagtgactataagtgagatgaggcgtttcttgggtattattttccacatgtgtgtttcgaaaaagcccaaaattgcggaccattggagcactaatcctgttcttagttgtaacttttgtccccatgtcatgagccgtttgcgtttcactcagatactgtcatgcttgcatcttgttgacaattcaaatcagaaaaaaccaggcgaagatggatttcatccactttacaaagttttgccatattataataatttgaaggagcgatgtatccaggcatatcgtccctcagaaaaagtgacaattgatgaaggaatttgcccatttcgaggtcgtgtgagtttccgtgtttacatgcaaaataagcctcataagtatggactgaaagtatatgctgttgctgaagccagtagtggctatgttgtaaattttgaagtttatgctggtaagcatattgttgacaattcttcgtctgcggttattttgcgattgttgtctgacagcagcttgctgaacaaaggccacactgtgtatttagatcgattttattccagtccagagctatttcagcaactggcagagaaaggcactggagctgttggtactgtgaacaaatccaggaaaggattgcctaaagatttagtatctgctaagctgaaaaagggcgaaatgtcttttcggcgtaaagataatgtattggcaatgaagtggaaagataagagagatgtgtatacattgtctacaaggcatcaagcaacatttggtacgcatactaagagaaatgggtctgtagtattgaaaccacttcaggtacttgattacaacctcaataaaattggagtggatattggagaccaacgcctgcagtacaatccgttccagcacagaactgtgaaatggtggcgaaaattatatttccatttgctgcttatgggagtatcaaatgcattttggctgtacaatgcagtgcacaggaagaaaattacaataacagactttataacagtgcttgcagttcagcttgttgaagacgacacacttgaattcattccaagaaatgaaggaactgtaggtcggctaacaaagagacattttttgcagcacatacctgcaactactaagaagtatgctgctcgtgtgtgtcacgtgtgcagttccaggagcaagaaacagagtggcaaggcttctcgcaaagagacacgatacgaatgtgaacagtgtggcgttgcactctgcctggaaccttgctttaaaattttccacactaaaaaacaatatgattctgtgtga